CAGCAAATTAAACGAAATTTCTGTTATTCGCAGCAAAGGGCTCCAGTACACGCCAAAAATAAGCGTGGGAATAAACAACACGGTTAACACAACCGTCTCGTATAAATTAATAGGTACGGGCGGCTGTTCCTCTACCGTGCGTAAGAACATCTGTTTTACAACGTAGGCATAATAATACAAAGAGATAACGCTGTTTAAAACGCCAAGTATTGCCAGAACATACCAGCCGTCATTGACCACGGCGGCAAAAAGATAAAACTTACCGATAAAGCCGGCCAGCGGCGGCAACCCTGTAAGGCTGAACATGAAAACGGCCATGGCCACCGCGGCATAAGGCGAACGATATCCCAGGCCTCGAAAGTCTTCAATCTTTTCGCTACCCAGTTTTTGCGAAATAGCGATGATGACCCAAAAAGCGCCAAAGTTCATAAACAGATAAACAAGCAGGTAAAAGAGCACCGCTTTAAATCCCTGTGTGTTAAATACCACCATGGCCATCAACATATAACCGGCATGGGCAATGGATGAATAAGCCATTAAACGTTTGATGTTGGTTTGGCGCAGGGCCACTAAATTACCCAGCGTCATGGTTAGTACAGCCAGAATGGCCAGCAGTTGTGGAATGTGAACCTGCAGGTTTTGCAAAAATACACCGTTCTCGGATGATCCATGAGAAAGCACGGTCGTAAAAAAACGAATCAACACGGCAAAGCCTGCCGCTTTGGGGCCAATGGAAAAGAAAGCGGTAATTGTGGTGGGCGCGCCTTCATAAACGTCCGGCAGCCAGAAGTGAAAAGGAACCATGGCAATCTTGTAACCAATTCCCGCCAGAATAAATACAAAGGTAATGAAAAAAGCCACCTGGTGCGGAGGATGATTCATCAGCGCTTGCTGAATCTTTAACAAATTCGTCTCGCCGGTTAAACCGTACAGATAGGATAATCCAAAAGCCATCACGCCGGTACTGGTCGCCGCATAAAGAATGTATTTTAAAGACGCTTCATTAGAGCGGTAATTGCGCTTGGTAAATCCGGTCAGAACATAGGACATTAAGCCCACCAGCTCCATGGCGACAATAATCATCAAAATATCATTAACTGCGCCCATTAAAAACATGCCCAGCGTGGTGATCAGTATAAGCACATAGTATTCCGATTTATCGGTAAAGTACGGTAAAGAAAACAATATGATAATGATCGATGAAACAGCGGAGATCAGCTTAATATAAACAGCCATTGAATCGAGTATCAGCATTCCCATAAAAATTTCACTGGCCTGCAGGGTGTATTGCTGAAAGATCAGAAACACACTAATAACCAGTGCAGCAGCGGAAACGATGCCCGTCCAGATTTTATGTTCTTTTTTTAGGAGCAAATCTAAAATAATAACGCCTAAAATCGCTGCAGTCAAAAACAATTCCGGAACAAAATACGATAAACTGCTCAAGTTATCCATAGGTTCATTTTCCTTTTACCAAATTAACATAACTCACTTCTCAGTGAAAGCGGCGCAATGATTATTACGCATTACGCCAGAATATTAGGATAGCGGATGCCAGAAGACATCCGCAAAAACTTCCTCAAACCCTGATCAGGGTACCATTTTAATCAATTCGGTCAAATGCAGCATGGATGTCCGCATCAAATTCAAAAGTGGCATGGGATACACGCCAAACAGAACAACCAGAATCCCCAGCGGAACCAGCGTAAAAAGCTCGCGTCCGTTTATATCGGGGAGATCAGCATATTTGGGATTCAGTTTGCCCAAAAATACGCGTTGCACAGTCCACAAAACGTAAGAAGCTGTTATGACGATTCCAAGAGCTGCAATGACGGTCAACGTTCTGTACACGCTAAAGGTGCCGATAAAGACCATGGCTTCGGCGATAAAACCCGTCATGCCCGGTAAGCCCAGCGCTGCAAAAAAGGCCAGAGAGGCCACGCCGGTGTAAATGGGCATACTGACGCCCAGCCCGCCAAAACCTTCAATTTCACGATGATGCGCACGATCGTAAATAACGCCCACAATCAAAAAGAGCATGGCCGTGATCATGCCGTGGCTGACCATCTGGAACAGGGCGCCGTTCATTCCAGCATCCGTAAAGGTGGACATGCCAAGAAGCACAAAGCCCATGTGCGAAACGGATGAGTAGGCAACCAGTTTTTTAAGGTCTTTTTGCGCCATGGCCACAAAGGCGCCGTAGAGAATGTTAATCACGCCCAGGATGGCCAACATGTAAGCCGTTTTGACGGCCACATCGGGGAAAATAGGATAACTGATGCGAAAGATACCGTACGTACCCATTTTTAACAGAATACCGGCAAGAATGACGCTGATAGCCGTGGGAGCTTCCACGTGCGCATCGGGCAACCATGTGTGGAATGGAAAAATCGGAACTTTGATGGCAAAGCCGATAAACAGCATGATGTACAACACCAGGCGCACATCAACCGCCTTTAGCCAGCCAGAGTGATTGCTCTGATCCATCATGTGCAACATGTTAAAGGTATGACCGCCGGTAACCGGATCGGTAACATTAAAATAAAGCGCCAGCATCACGATGAGCATCAAAACAGAGCCCAGCAAGGTGTACAAAAAGAATTTGATGGCGGCGTATTCGCGTCTCGGACCGCCCCAGATACCAATCAAAAAGTACATGGGCAGCAACATGACTTCCCAGAAGATGTAAAACAGAAAGAAATCAAGCGAAACAAAAACGCCAAGCATACCCGTTTCCAGCAGCAAAAACAGGGCAAAGTAACCCTTAACCGATTTGTTTATGTTCCAGGAAGCCACAATAGCCAGAAAGCTAATAAAGGTCGTCAACCAGAACATCGGAAAGCTCAAGCCGTCCAGCCCGACAAAGTATTCAATGTTGTAGGCCGGAATCCATTTCATGCGCTCAACAAATTGAAACGTCGCTTCGTTATTAACCCCCGCCCACGAGTAATTGAACTGCCCCCACATATAAGAAGCAATCACCAGGGGAATAAAGGCAATTACGGCCGAAGCAATTTTAATCGCTTTTTCGTTTTGCTTAGGAATAAGTAAGACGATCAATATCCCAAAAAGAGGGATAAATGTAACAAGGCTAATCAATCCCATAAATCTGACTCCTATATAAATCTTTCCCTGTCGATTTTAATCTATTATTACATTAGAGAACCAATTATGATCAATATAACGCCGGCAAGTGCGCCAACAATGTAGTACTGCACCTGACCGGTTTGAATCTTACGTAATCTCTGGCCCATGCCCTGCGTAATATCGGCCACGCCGTTTACAATTCCGTCAATAAAGCCCAGATCAAAGAATCCGGTAAAGGCAGAAAAATTGCGCGTTAAAAAGGCCGAACCATTTACTATGCCGTCGATAATCGTTGCATCGAACCAGGCCAAAAAGTTGTTCCACAGCAGCAAGCCGTTAACAACAGTGGCGTTGTAAATCTCGTCAATATAGTATTTATGGTACGACAGATCATACAACAGCTTGATTTTTTCAGTTAATTTTTCCACGTCAACTTTTTTCCAGAAGTAAAGCGCAAAAGCTAATAAAATTCCGGAAATAGCCAGAATAATAGAAATGATCATGCCGTTAATATGCGCCGCATGCGCCGTATGCTCGCTAATCTCCAGAACGGGATGACCTAACTGCATACTGACGGCGGATTCCGGTTTTGCAATTAAATGTTCAAACCAGCCGTGTACCGCCGAAAGAGGATTTAAAGAGGGCAGCGTGTAAACGATAAAAATACTTAAGCTGGCCAGCACCATTAAGGGCACGGTCATCACCTTTGGACTTTCGTGTACGTGTTCGTACAAATCCGGACGCTGCGGCTCGCCCAGAAAGGTTTTGATCACCAGGCGGAACATGTAAAAAGCCGTAATGAGCGCGGCCGTAAAGCCGAAGAAAGGCAGGATGTAATGGACCGGATTCGATTGGCTCATGGCAAAGGCCAGGGTGCCGCCCAGAATGGCGTCTTTGCTTAAAAAGCCGGAAAAAAACGGAATACCGGAAAGGGCTAAGGTAAAGATCAAAAAGGTGTAGTAGGTGGCCGGCATCTTGTTTTTTAAACCGCCCATTAAACGAATATCGTTGGGATCGTCATGCACGCCTGTTTTATCCATGGCATGGTGCATGGCGTGAATAACCGAACCGCTTCCTAAAAACAAGCCCGCTTTGAACATGGCGTGTGTGGTTAAATGAAAAAAGCCGGCGGTGTAAGAACCGACGCCCATGGCCATAATCATGTAACCTAACTGGCTGATAGTGGAGTAGGCCAGCACGCGTTTGATATCGTTTTGCGTGATGGCGATGGTGGCCGCAAACAGGGCGGTAAAACCACCGATATAAGCCACCACCAGCATGGCGTCGAACGACAGCATAAAGCTGATACGGGCCATGAGGTAAACGCCGGCCGCAACCATTGTTGCCGCGTGGATTAAGGCGCTAACCGGTGTGGGGCCTTCCATGGCGTCTGGCAACCAGACGTGCAGAGGGAACTGGGCCGATTTTCCGATGGCGCCGCAAAAAAGCAATGCGCCAGCGGCCGTCAGCAGCCCGCCGCTTAATTGGCCCTCAGCCACTCCTTTAAGAACATCGTTCAGATTAAATGAACCGATGGAGGTAAAAACGATCAAAAGCCCCAGTAAAAAACCAAAGTCGCCAACGCGGTTGGTAATAAAAGCCTTTTTGCCGGCATTGGCGGCGGAGTCTTTTTCAAAATAATAACCGATTAGCAGGTAAGAGCAAATGCCCACCAGTTCCCACATGATGAAGATACCGAACAGATTATCCAGCACCACCAGGCCCAGCATGGAAAAGCTGAACAGAGAGAGATAAGCAAAAAAGCGATTGTATCGCGGATCGCCATGCATGTACCCAATGGAATAAATGTGCACCAGAAAACTGACCGTGGTTACGACCATCAGCATTACAACGGCCAGATTGTCCAGATAAATGCCCATATCAATCCTGAAACTGCCAACATCAATCCAGGGGATGGATTTCGTTACAAAAAAATGCGGATCGTAACTGGTCAATATCCGGATAAAGAGAATAATGGATAATATGAAAGAGATGCCAATTGCCGTAACCGAAATAAAGTCGCCTTTACGAGGCAAACGTTTTCCGAGAAAAATTTGAATGACAAAAGCCACAAGCGGCAAAAGCCAGATATAAAGCGCAAGCGTAATCATAGTTTCTCCTGCAATCGCTTTTAATTTTTCATTTCGTTCATTTGGGTAACATCAACCGTTGTTCTCAGACGATAGAGATTAAGAATGATGGCCAGGGCAATCGCAGCTTCGGCAGCCGCTAAAATGATGATGAAAATGGCTATCATCTGGCCATTCAACTGGTGGTCCACAAAGCGTGCAAAGGCAATAAAGTTCAGGTTAACCGAATTGAGTACCAGTTCCACGCCCATCAAAATACCAACGGCATTCTTTTTGTAAATAATGGTAAAAATGCCCAGAGAAAAGACGATTCCCGCCGTAATAAGATAAGGTAAAAGACTGTTCATTTTTTCTTTCCCTCCGCTCGTGCTAAATAAACAGCGCCAATCAAAGCCCCTAACAGAAGAACCGAAGCAATTTCAAACGGCAACAGATAATCCGTTAAAATAGCCGTACCAATAATAGCCGTGGTGGGTTCAAACGCTTTATCAATGATTCTTATCCAGGGCGTTTTGCTTAAAACAAAACCAATAATAATCAGAACAAAAAGGCCGCCAGCCAGACTAAAGATAAATGAATTGTGAGAGGTTAAAGCCTTTAGATCGTAAATATTTTGAGTGAGTAAAACGCCAAACAAAATTAAAATTAAAATACCGCCCACATAAATAATAATTTGTGTGACGGCCAGAAAATCGGCGCTTAAATAGATGTAAAGACCTGCAAAGCCAATAAATGTAAAAAGCAGGGCAAAAGCCGAGTAAATAATTTTATTGGCAAAAGCCACGATAGCCGCAGAAAAAAGCGTAAAGGCCACGATGGCATAAAAAAGTATTTCCTGCATTTCCATCAACAAATCTCCGTTTTTTCTTTATTTATCTTAAGAAAATGAAATTAATTTGCAGGCGTACCGGAGCCACCTGTTTTTGCTTTGGCAGCCGCCCGGGCAGCAGCCTTTTCGGCTTCACGTTTTTGTAATTCGGCCACCTGTTCAGCCGTGTAATTTGAAAACTGAAAAATCAAATTACTCCTGTCTTCCTGCGCATATTCGTAATCCGGCGTCATGTGAATACACTCCGTTGGGCAGGGAAAGGTGCATAAATTACAGAAACAACACTTGGACATATCAATATCAAACCGGATAACATGAAACGGTTTCTTTTTGCCGTTGGAGGTCAATCCAAGGTCTTCGTCCTTGCCGGCTTTAATCAAATCGATTTCGATACAATCCACCGGACAGGCGCGTTCGCATTGACGACAGCCAATACAATCTTCGATGCGAACAAACAACTGCATACGCGAACGGGGCGGCAGTTCAACTTTTTCTTTTGGATATTGAACGGTCACGGAAGGCACAAAAAGATGTTTAAAAGTAACCCCCATTCCGATCAAAATAGTGACAACAGCTTCATATATATTTTTAAAATATTCAACCATGGGTTCCATCCTCTTATAGAGTTAAAACTCTCCAAAAACTGATAATAATAACCAGAGCAAAGGAAAACGGCAATAGCACCTTCCAGGAGGTGTACATCAGTTGATCTACCCTCACGCGGGGCAGAGTCCAGCGTAGCCACATTTGCACAAAAACGAGTAAGAGTATTTTGGCAACGAACCAGATCGGTCCGGGAATGAAATCAAGAAAGGCAAAAGGAGCCATCCATCCGCCCAGAAAGGCGGTAACCCCGATGGCCGAAACGATAAACATGTTGGCGTATTCCGCCAGAAAGAAAAAGGCGAAGCGCATGCCGGAATACTCTGTATGAAAACCGGCCACCAATTCCGATTCAGCCTCCGGCAAGTCGAAAGGCGTTCGGTTGACCTCGGCCAGCGAGGCAATAAAATAGATGATAAAGGCAATAAACATTAAGGGAAAGTAGTCAAAGGCATGCCAGGAGAACATATTTCCGCTTTGACTTTCAACAATCTTTTGCATACTTAGCGAGCCGCTGATCATAACAACCGGAATCAGCGAGAGCCCGATGGGCAATTCATAAGAGATGATTTGCGCCACCGAACGCATGGCCCCGTAAAGCGACCATTTATTATTGGAAGCCCAGCCGGCCATTAAGATGGCAATAACGGCAATGGAAGAAATAGATAAAATGTACAATAATCCCACATTGAGATCGGCCGGGATAAAATTTTTACTCCATGGTAAAACGGCAAAGCTGGCCAGCGCAACGGCAAAAACAATCATCGGCGCCATCTTAAAAAGCAATTTGTCCGCTTTATCCGGAATGATGTCTTCTTTAATTAACAGTTTTAGAGCGTCGGCAATGGTTTGCGCCCATCCGTGCCAGCCGCCGACTTCCATAGGCCCGAGGCGATCTTGCATGTGCGCCGAAATTTTCCGTTCGAGCCAGACGGCAAACAAAGCAAATACGGCCGCCACGCCAAAAAAGACCAGCGCGGCTACCACGCCCACGACCGTAATCTGCAACCAGTAGGGCATTTGTGTTAAGGCAGGAACAAGCTCAATGGCAAATTTCAATAAAGGTTCCATACTTTCCTCATCTTATTTCGTTAGCGATCTATCTCACCGAGAACAATGTCAAAACTTCCCAGAATGGCGACCAGGTCGGCAACCATGGTCCCTTTGGCTATTGCAGGCAAAATGCTCAAATTGCTAAAAGCCGGCGCCCGCACTTTTACGCGCACCGGAGT
This sequence is a window from Caldithrix abyssi DSM 13497. Protein-coding genes within it:
- a CDS encoding complex I subunit 4 family protein gives rise to the protein MGLISLVTFIPLFGILIVLLIPKQNEKAIKIASAVIAFIPLVIASYMWGQFNYSWAGVNNEATFQFVERMKWIPAYNIEYFVGLDGLSFPMFWLTTFISFLAIVASWNINKSVKGYFALFLLLETGMLGVFVSLDFFLFYIFWEVMLLPMYFLIGIWGGPRREYAAIKFFLYTLLGSVLMLIVMLALYFNVTDPVTGGHTFNMLHMMDQSNHSGWLKAVDVRLVLYIMLFIGFAIKVPIFPFHTWLPDAHVEAPTAISVILAGILLKMGTYGIFRISYPIFPDVAVKTAYMLAILGVINILYGAFVAMAQKDLKKLVAYSSVSHMGFVLLGMSTFTDAGMNGALFQMVSHGMITAMLFLIVGVIYDRAHHREIEGFGGLGVSMPIYTGVASLAFFAALGLPGMTGFIAEAMVFIGTFSVYRTLTVIAALGIVITASYVLWTVQRVFLGKLNPKYADLPDINGRELFTLVPLGILVVLFGVYPMPLLNLMRTSMLHLTELIKMVP
- the nuoL gene encoding NADH-quinone oxidoreductase subunit L, with the translated sequence MITLALYIWLLPLVAFVIQIFLGKRLPRKGDFISVTAIGISFILSIILFIRILTSYDPHFFVTKSIPWIDVGSFRIDMGIYLDNLAVVMLMVVTTVSFLVHIYSIGYMHGDPRYNRFFAYLSLFSFSMLGLVVLDNLFGIFIMWELVGICSYLLIGYYFEKDSAANAGKKAFITNRVGDFGFLLGLLIVFTSIGSFNLNDVLKGVAEGQLSGGLLTAAGALLFCGAIGKSAQFPLHVWLPDAMEGPTPVSALIHAATMVAAGVYLMARISFMLSFDAMLVVAYIGGFTALFAATIAITQNDIKRVLAYSTISQLGYMIMAMGVGSYTAGFFHLTTHAMFKAGLFLGSGSVIHAMHHAMDKTGVHDDPNDIRLMGGLKNKMPATYYTFLIFTLALSGIPFFSGFLSKDAILGGTLAFAMSQSNPVHYILPFFGFTAALITAFYMFRLVIKTFLGEPQRPDLYEHVHESPKVMTVPLMVLASLSIFIVYTLPSLNPLSAVHGWFEHLIAKPESAVSMQLGHPVLEISEHTAHAAHINGMIISIILAISGILLAFALYFWKKVDVEKLTEKIKLLYDLSYHKYYIDEIYNATVVNGLLLWNNFLAWFDATIIDGIVNGSAFLTRNFSAFTGFFDLGFIDGIVNGVADITQGMGQRLRKIQTGQVQYYIVGALAGVILIIIGSLM
- a CDS encoding NuoI/complex I 23 kDa subunit family protein; protein product: MVEYFKNIYEAVVTILIGMGVTFKHLFVPSVTVQYPKEKVELPPRSRMQLFVRIEDCIGCRQCERACPVDCIEIDLIKAGKDEDLGLTSNGKKKPFHVIRFDIDMSKCCFCNLCTFPCPTECIHMTPDYEYAQEDRSNLIFQFSNYTAEQVAELQKREAEKAAARAAAKAKTGGSGTPAN
- the nuoK gene encoding NADH-quinone oxidoreductase subunit NuoK; the protein is MNSLLPYLITAGIVFSLGIFTIIYKKNAVGILMGVELVLNSVNLNFIAFARFVDHQLNGQMIAIFIIILAAAEAAIALAIILNLYRLRTTVDVTQMNEMKN
- a CDS encoding NADH-quinone oxidoreductase subunit N; its protein translation is MDNLSSLSYFVPELFLTAAILGVIILDLLLKKEHKIWTGIVSAAALVISVFLIFQQYTLQASEIFMGMLILDSMAVYIKLISAVSSIIIILFSLPYFTDKSEYYVLILITTLGMFLMGAVNDILMIIVAMELVGLMSYVLTGFTKRNYRSNEASLKYILYAATSTGVMAFGLSYLYGLTGETNLLKIQQALMNHPPHQVAFFITFVFILAGIGYKIAMVPFHFWLPDVYEGAPTTITAFFSIGPKAAGFAVLIRFFTTVLSHGSSENGVFLQNLQVHIPQLLAILAVLTMTLGNLVALRQTNIKRLMAYSSIAHAGYMLMAMVVFNTQGFKAVLFYLLVYLFMNFGAFWVIIAISQKLGSEKIEDFRGLGYRSPYAAVAMAVFMFSLTGLPPLAGFIGKFYLFAAVVNDGWYVLAILGVLNSVISLYYYAYVVKQMFLRTVEEQPPVPINLYETVVLTVLFIPTLIFGVYWSPLLRITEISFNLLY
- a CDS encoding NADH-quinone oxidoreductase subunit J yields the protein MEMQEILFYAIVAFTLFSAAIVAFANKIIYSAFALLFTFIGFAGLYIYLSADFLAVTQIIIYVGGILILILFGVLLTQNIYDLKALTSHNSFIFSLAGGLFVLIIIGFVLSKTPWIRIIDKAFEPTTAIIGTAILTDYLLPFEIASVLLLGALIGAVYLARAEGKKK
- the nuoH gene encoding NADH-quinone oxidoreductase subunit NuoH, which produces MEPLLKFAIELVPALTQMPYWLQITVVGVVAALVFFGVAAVFALFAVWLERKISAHMQDRLGPMEVGGWHGWAQTIADALKLLIKEDIIPDKADKLLFKMAPMIVFAVALASFAVLPWSKNFIPADLNVGLLYILSISSIAVIAILMAGWASNNKWSLYGAMRSVAQIISYELPIGLSLIPVVMISGSLSMQKIVESQSGNMFSWHAFDYFPLMFIAFIIYFIASLAEVNRTPFDLPEAESELVAGFHTEYSGMRFAFFFLAEYANMFIVSAIGVTAFLGGWMAPFAFLDFIPGPIWFVAKILLLVFVQMWLRWTLPRVRVDQLMYTSWKVLLPFSFALVIIISFWRVLTL